The window ACTGAATAAAATTTGCAGCTGATTGAAGAGGAAGTGTGCCCTGATAAAACAGACATAGGTTACAGGATGAAATAAGTTGCTAAGTAAGAGTTTGAAATGAACTGGGCTGCACAGATGTCGCTACACAAGCCACCAGTGTGTaccaggaacaggaagtgacacaGTATTCCAGTGAGAGCCAATACCAAGCTCTTTGCAGTGTAACAGGGTTTCATGTCAGAAGCTTTTAACAAATTAAAAGCAAATTAAATTTCTCTAAGCATGCATTCATTCCTCTACAGGCAGAACTGATGAAGAGAAACGAGAACGTGAGAAACGCCAACAAGAGGAACGACgcaggaaagaagaagaagagaaaaggcGTCAGGCAGAGCTTGAGCGACAGAGAAAGATCCAAGAGCAGATGGAGAATGAAACATTAAGAAAAAAGCTCTCTGAAGCGCACAACAGGCTTCAGGAGGATAACCTCCAAACCTGGGAGCACCGTCAGCAGCACTCTCACGTTCTACACCAGCTCTTGGAAGATGAAGCACCTCACATAGAGAGAGATGAGGTAGGGTCCAGCCTCAGGTAATAACAGCTACGGGCATCTGGGAAAGGATAGCAAAGAGGCTCTGGGTCCTTATAAATGTCTAACATTTAAGTCATCGTAACCCTATGTCCCAGCCCTATACTCTGGAAGATGAcaaatttctcttttttgaaaaaaaaacaaacaataatggattggatttacatatatatatacatatacacatattatatagcgctttttcaaggcacccaaagcgctttacaatgccactattcattcactctcacattcacacactggtggaggcagctatggttgtagccacagctgccctggggcagactgtaAACAGTTCAGATcagtataatattatattagtatAACATTAATAATTAGCATAATATTTTGTTATATAGGTCTCCTTTTAACcaggcaaattaaaaaaatcaattgcTACTCCTGAAGGTCCTCATAGCAGAACATCATCACAGTTCTGAACAGATGTTTGCTGTCCTTACTGCCAGATACCCAAAACATCCATAATAATTCAACATTATGGTCAGGTGAGGATGACAGCATCTGACCCTGCATACAGTTTCCTGCTGCTGACACTGTTACGCTCGTGTCTTTGTTCCTCTTTAATACAGGTCGCTGATGTTAATGAGAAGTTTGAAAAACTTCTATCAAAGTATGACATCAGAGAGGATGAACATTTACAGATCCAGCtggaagacaggatgaagacTCTCCAAAATAAGCTGACATTACAATATTTTAACGAGCACCCCCACTTCGTCCCCACTTCATTACTGTGGGCTTTGGATCAGACTACTGGATACGTGCTGCTGTCTTTGACTGAGAGGTTCAACATCCTGGAGGCAGTGCTGAAGGTGACCTTAGAGGGTGACCCTGATTTTGAAGATCTCCTCCAAAATGGACAAGACAAGAAGACAGAGTTCCTCCTCAGTTTGCAGGAACAGCTACATGCTGACAACCCAACACTGGCCCAACAGGTGTTAGCAAATGTTCTGGATCTGTCCTCAAAGCTACCCCGATCAGGTAAGGAGATCGTCAGTCAAATAGTCTTCAACAACCTCTGGGCACCAAAAGACATCAAGCTTTTCCTTGGAAAGACCTTAAGCATGGATCAGAAAACAGTCACAAAAATCCTCCACAAAGCGTGCACGTACGGGCTGAGCTGTGACGACGCTCTCTCTGCCCTGAATGAAGACGATCCTGCAGAGTACATCCAACATTGTGTGGACAAAGCTGAGCGAGACAAAGATGCTTGCACACTTTTGGCtgaaatggaaaacaaaaactttcCAGAGTGTGTCCCGTCACTCCTGCGAGAAGTCCTGACATATATTGAAGAAGAGCTACCCAAATATGGAAGTGTGCCCATCAACAGGGAGATGATTGAAGACTGTAAAAAGATAATAACTGCTCTCGATTTTAACAATCCTAAGATTGATGCTCTGAAGAAAGTCCTGATCATCGTATCCAGAGCTGTAAAGGATTGCACCGCCTTTACCACTCAAAGCGGTGAACATGTTCAGGGCTACTTCCCAAGACCCAGTCAGCTAGcatcactgctgctgctcctgctgccacAGTCTGGGGATAGGAAAGGTTGTCTGTTGGAAATCAGCACTGGAGAGGGCAAAACTTGTATTTTAGCCATGTTTGCTACAATACAGGCCACCCGAGGCATAAAGGTGGACATCGTGACAAGCTCTCCTTTGTTAGCAAGTCGTGATCAGGATAAGTGGAGAAAATTATATGATGTGTTTGGTATTACATCATCCACGGTCCCTCCGACACAAATCGATAGCTGCTCTTTTAAAGATCATGACAAGCTGCTTGAGGATGCATACAGCCAGCAGGTCGTTTATGGCACTGTTGGTACATTTGCAGCAGATACGCTGAGGCAAGAGTTTGAGAAGAAGACTACCCGAGGTCCGAGGAGGTTTGAGTGTGTGGTAGTAGATGAGGTGGACTACATGACGTTGGACAGCGGTGTCCAGGTCACGTTCCTGTCACACCAAGCCGGCAGCCTAAGGCACATGGAGCAAGTCCTGGCAAGCATCTGGGCCATGATGTCATCCTGCAAGCCAATAGAAATGTTTGAAACAGGGGAGATCAGGTGGGGAACCAGGATCCAGCACTTCCACAAGGCTGTAATGCAAGCAGTGGTTGGCTCAGAATCAGAAGATGTTTCAGCTGCTGACATACTTATTCTTGGTGCCCAGCTGGGGTTTTATCCACAGGAGGATGTGGatgaattaaataaagcagATGGTcagacacaaacagagactgaCAGCTTTAAGGATGCCAGGTGGAAAGCTACTGAGAAAATCATGGCCAACATTGGACCAGAAGAACAGTGTGAGCTACTGAGACAAGTTCAGACAAAAATAGAAAACGGTGTATCTGTAAATTGTTACTCACTAATGAACAACAAAGCCAAACTTTACAGGAAGGACAGCTCTCATGGAGACCCTGATGTCAGCCTGCTCCTCCTGGAGAATGGCTGTACCTGTGAAATCATGTCCGAGGAATCCCTCATCCAAGGAGCTGTGGACAAATTAAAATCGAAAATTAAATATTCTGATGAGTGTTCAGTGAAGTCATTGGATGAGTGTAAGGGATTTATTGTGATCCCCTCTTTTTTGAAAACATACATTGAGAATCAGTTACCAGTTTTTGCCGAGAACGCCTTAAAAGCCATCAGAATGACTCAGGGAAGAGAGTACATGATTGAGAAAGCACCGGAAGCTGACGCAGGTGGTTTCAGTGATGCTGACAGTCATCAGTATGATGCCATAATTCCTGTGGACTTTGAGGCCAGTGGGGTGTTGGAGAAAAACAAGCGATGGGGTGACGGCCTACAACAGTTTCTGGAGATGAAGCATCAGCTGGCCATTTCTCAGCTGTCCAATGTAACAAATTACATGTCCAATGTCCATTTCTTTAAACGGTACCTCAATGGAAAAGGCATTTTTGGTGTTTCTGGGACATTAGGGGGGCAAGCTGAGAAAGTATTTCTAGAACGGCATTACCAAACAGCAAGCTATGTCATTCCAGCTCACCGCTGTAAAAAGCTTGTTGAGTTGCCAGCAGTTCAGGTGAGTGGAGGCAACATGCAGTGGATCCAGGTGATCTGTGAAACTGCACAGAGAGCTGCAGACAGAGGCCAAGTTGTTCTTATCATTTGTGAAGATGTTaaaactgcagatgagctgaagACAAACATGCATGTTCCAGAAAGGCAAGCCAATGAGATCACCATGTACACAATCAGCGAGAAGCACAACATCGAGAAGCAGAACTTTAGCCCGGGAAACATTATCATTGCTACAAACCTCGGTGGCCGAGGGACAGACATACACGTTCAGCAGGACGTAAACGAGAGTGGAGGCCTCTTTGTGCTCCTCACATACTTTCCTAGAAGTCACCGTGTGGAGCGACAGGTCTTTGGACGCACCGCCCGAAAAGGAAACCCAGGGATGGTCCAGATGGTTCTCAACCAGGGCCATCTTGCACCAGCCTACCAAGGCCATTCCATCGAAACCATGAGACAGCTCAGAGAGGAGTATGAGCTCAGACATTTAGACAGCATGGAGAAACATGAACTCTGTGAAATTGACATGAAGGAAACTCTGTTCTCCAGTTTCTGTCAGTTTCTCTGTAACTTTGACAAGAATTACACGGTAGAAGAAAGGAGTGACCTGTCCAAGATGAAGCTGAAGGATGttcctgaatattttaagaTCCATCAGAACAAGTTCGACTATCAGACTGCACTGGATGCTTTGAAAGAATCGTGGGCTTTGTGGCTCATCCTTCATGAAGAGCACATCAGCAGACATGACGATATCAGCCAGCTGAGAGAAGACCTCACCAAACACTTGAAGAAGACTGGTGACTTCCTCCTGCAGGGGACGAGCTATAACATCTATGATTACATCAAACAGGCAGCAAGCAGAACTGACCTACACTGCATGAACAAAACCAAATGTGACTTTGGTGCAAAGACTTACTGGCAGAGAGCTGCAGAGTGCGATCATTTCTACAGTGCTGTGGCGCTTTATAATCAAGCTTACATCACACTCAACCTCAGAAAAGGAGACTACATAGCTGAGGCAAAGGAATTACTGGAGGAAGCACAGTCTGCAGTGGATGTCTATCTCTCAGAATCAACAAATACGATGATGTTTTGTAATCTTTCAGTGACGAGTGGCTTTGTTCCACACCACACAAACAGCAACCTCCAGATCCAAATGCAAGCCAGGATGACTATCTTCAAATCTTGGAAAAGATACATCGAAAGTGCCCTGACAACTCTGAGACAGCTCGATGGCAGCAAAGCTGATGCAGAGGTAGAGGATTCCAGTGTGTACCATCTTTCCAAAGATAAAGATTTAATCACCACCAATGAGCTGATGATGCTCTATGAGAATGGCCTTAGCACAGTCTTTGAGGTTAAAAAGAAGCCCGAGTTCTGCTATGATGcccttgtttgttttgttctcggCGCCCTTCAAGTTGCAGCAGGTGTTCTTGTTTGTGCTCTGTCATGTGGTGGTGCCAGTCAGTTTGGACTTGGACTGATCTGTGAGGGAGTATCTGACATGATTCAAGGGATCAAAGGAATGATACAAGGAGGCTTTGACTGGGCTGAATGGGCAATCTCCAAGGCCATCAGCATCGGGCTGTCTCTGATCTCTGGTGGATTCAGCCGACTAAAGAAAGCTGCAAGTGCAGTGCGTAGTGGCACAAAAGGTCTGATCGCAGGAGCAAAGACTAGTGCCTACACAGTAAAACAGTGTTTTCTGAAGGCAGGGAAGTATGCACTTCAGGAACTGGGGAAGCAAGGATGCGTCAGTGCTCTGAGTTATACTGCTGAGAAGGCATTTAATGCTTTTTTCCAAAACGTTCTGAGGAAAGTCTTTGAGGAAAAGGTGCTTTCACTCATAAAAGCCAACCGTAGCCTGGATGAAGTTCTCACAAGCTTCATTTGCTCAGGAATACCAAAGAATATCCTGGAGAATGGGTCCAGTGAATTCAGAATTCACAAAGACTGTGAGGAAGAAATGCTTCAGTCAGTGGATCTGATAACAAGAAAAGTGATTCCTGACCTGATGATGAATTGTACCATGGCTCTTAAGGCTCTTGATGGACTTTCAGCGGTCTGTGGTGCTGTAACACAACACATAAAGAGCAAAAAAGGGTCCGATCGAATAGAAAGTATTCTAATGGGTTTGGAAGCAGCTAAATATGCCACAGCCTTTGTACAAATATGGAATTCGGTACCAACAGAGAAAATCATTAACAACACCTTTGTTCCTAAGCTCTTGCAAAGCATGGAAAAACTACCTCAGGAAAGCAATGACCAGGATGAAAGGCACAGTTTATCAGATGTAAAACGCTTTAAAGATAAACTCATTAACATGATTGCAGAAAGTGTTTCAAACTCTTATGTTGAGGCCTGTTCCAGGCATATGACCTCCATCATGAGCAAAATGTGCATAAGTCAAATAAACCATGCTGTTGGTGGTGCTGTTAGCAACATACTTGGCAGggctgacacccaaagtttctTTAACAGCCAGGAGTATAAGTACAACATGAAAAAGGTCCTCCAGCGTCCACATGAGTCCCTGTCAGAGTCTGACAAGAAAGACTTGGAGTGCTACATTGAGGACATTTCTGATGTTAACCGCCCTGCTACAGCTTTGGACATCCACGTCCTCACCCAGAGTGATGCTCTGGAAGGCAAAGGAATCAAACTGGTTATGGTGGACAAAGATGGAAAGAAGCTCTCAGAAGACTATTATCCTGGGAAGGAGGACTCAGCAGGCGATATAGTCCTCCAACTGAAGAAGGAGCCAGAAAATCCAACACAGTGAGTGAAGCATACATATTTGATATTATTGCGCCTCTCATTTAATTAAGtcaaaataatatatatttttttaattgaccAACTCATATGGGCCAGAAAGTTAATTTTGACCTGTTTTGCAAGGGTAACCCTCCCCATCCCAATTTCCAGACTTTGGTTTTGATACTGTCGGGTTCTTCTACGCTGAGAGAAGTTCAGGAGACAGTCTAGCAGTTCACTCTCTTTTATTATCAGGCAGTTAAAATTGGGCTTGCACAGCTGTGGACAGTGTCAGGCAGTCTGTACATGGAGAAGTGAAGTACAATTCATAATTCAAAGTATATATTAGACACATGGAAACAGGAAATAATTGTGATTGCTTATTGATGGGGAGATGTCGTGGTTGAGGCTCAGCACTCCCTGATTTGTTCCTCATGGCAGCGGCCATTAACCTCCAGTCAGGGATCTTGTCCTGTGTGAGAAAACTCCCTACCTCCCAGATAGGGATGTTTTATTTCCATGCTCCATTCCTTAAAGGAACACTATTAAGTGTTTATTTCTTGTTCACTGGAACGCCCTGTTATCATACAAGCAGCCCTTCCTGTCTGTTCTGTGAGCATGCAGCTACACTCAGCTCTGTTTGTGCCTCTTACTTAACCCTTCACACCGTGGGGTTAGTGCTCGTATCCTTCTAATGAGGAGCGTATCAACCCTATTATGATCACACACTGCAATCAATGTCAAAAAGAAACTTTATCTAAAAACTTAATAATTATTCTCCTGTCTGATAATCAGGGgacaaacaaactaacaaactGTTTTCCCCAAACTGGTGTAGTTGTTTAGTCTGAGGGCAAATCAGAAACCCACTGAACAGCTAGAACTGACACCAGTCATGGTGAATAATAACACAGAGCTGGCATCCTGACATCCTGTGGTCCCACTATAATGACTTGTCCTGTGTTGGTCTACTGGCTGTGAACTGGGAAGGACTCCGTTATTTTCctgtcccccccccccagtttctattttttctggCATTCtcgtatcacttcctgttcctaaCACAGTGCACAGTAGTGTTTTGCTACCATGTGTGACTTGTTTAATTATATACCTTCAGATAAAGGCTTATGTCAAACTGTAATCTTCATGTGGTTTATCCAAAGCGCGCTTTCTGCTGACTCACCCACAGTAAAGACCCAATGACTGTCTTTAGCGTAGCTATTAGCTTAGCTTGTAGCTGAGTCATTAGTTCCTTCTCAAATGTTTAATTTCTCCTCTGTTCAGCACAGATACTGGAAAGAAATGTTGCCTGATTGTACGTCTGGAGGCCAGGCTCAGTGAATGGAAAACCAGCTCTGGACTCTGGACTCTGGCATAGACAGTAGTTAGTGTGGGCAACGCTAGCTTTGCTACCATTAGCTCTTCCTCAGCAGATAGTCCTGAGCAACAAGAAAGAAggctgggtgacggtgaggaggaagtgTAGCTCTAAACAGAACACCCCGGTACACCACCTGTTCCTCTCTCACGTAGTTTTCTCGCCACTTTTGTGGGTGATTCTGTTTTGAGAAATGTGAAGCTAGGGACTCCAGCAGCCATAGTCAACTGTCAGAGGCGAAGGCAGGCGACACTGAAGGAACCCTGAAATTGCTGGGAATGGCCTCTGACCATGACTCATccctgtgcttgtcctgctagacctcagtgcagcgttcgatactgtcgaccataatatcctattagagcgattagaacatgctgtaggtattacaagtactgcgctgcagtggtttgtatcatatctatctaatagactccagtttgtgcatgtaaatggagagtcctcttcacacactgaggttaattatggagttccacagggttcagtgctaggaccaattctgtttacattatacatgcttcccttaggcagcatcattagaagacatagcataagtttggattcgggagacagacactatctctactttcaagatcaggcttcaaactttcctttttgctaaagcatatagttagggctggaccaggtgaccccgaatcctcccttagttatgctgcaataggcgtgggctgccgggggattcccatgatgcactgggtgttgtGGTTTGGtgatatataaaacaaaattgaATTGACTTCCTTTACTGTTATAGTTTAATCTGATTATATACATTATTCCCCACATTCATTTTCCTTATGCTTCTAGTAGAAAGAGAAGGATTATTACTCATTCATCAATATTGTTCCAACAGCTTCACTGGTGGACACAACTTACATGACAGATTTTATGTACAACAACATTATTATTGGTCCCAATCAAAActcttaaataaaatttaaagtaaTAAACAAATGTTATGGACTACTTGTATTTAGAGGGAGATTTGTTAGTCTcaccttttcccttttttgtccAGAGTGactgatttgttgtttttttgttttattaatgtattttttacagGACGATGGGGTTCTTCTCAAGGATAACTAAACGGATTCGTGGTGAACAGAGCCCGTGCACAGGTCATTTTGAAATCCTGAGACCAGATGGGACCACAATCCCAGTAAATTCAGAAGATCAGAACTGCCTCTACCACGCTGTTGCCCAGGCCACCGGTAAAAATCCAGGTGATGTAGGAAAAGAGGCACGGATCCTTCGGGAGCAGGTCAGAAACAATGTAAGTCttactgttattattaatatggtctacagtggggcaaagaagtatttagtcagccaccgattgtgcaagttcccccacttaaaatgatgacagaggtcagtaatttgcaccagaggtacacttcaactgtgagagacagaatgtgaaaaaaaaatccatgaattcacatggtaggatttgtaaagaatttattcgtaaattagcgatatcaattcattaacggattccacacaaagacgtaaataCAGAGcggacgcatcagaatcagcttcgtctttctcggctttctcacccgacggcccgcagacggacacgctgtcggagctcagCGATTCTGATGCatccggtccgcgctgtgtttacggCTTTTTGcactgattctgagctgcaggttttgtctctccaaccaaaattcgccagcagcaaaagaagcagcaaaagaagcagcaaactgcgcttcacatctgatcaatgtcgtcatgaattccctctgacttttgctgttttgcttccatcatGATAAAAatcacttcatgcacagctctctctctctctctgtacttcaggaacagtttcccgtctcaaatttctgttttctgtattattcattcacttattacccaccagtctaccgttgctTACagcgctgtctttttcttttttgacttaaatgacctcggacaagaaagcctaatttctgttgttcaatactgaagaaatttaaactttatatgcagaacattgtagaatatgtttaaggttatctgctataaaaagccagaccaggaaaatctccttcatgtttttctgttttattctcagttactttcacacaaagacatctgctgtgatgttcacaattctgatgaagtcagtgctgataaatgatcagaattataatatttctgactgtctgaggctaagttgaatcgaatggattatagaaatcagtgagcAGCCTTGGCCTGACagagtggatgtagctgtgggtaatgagaaaagatgaaaagaactattgataacatttttgttaagttaaggcctgatccgtcTGAAGTTCACAGCCAGCTCTGACACAGTGCCATCAACCTCTGAACGctgaaaaagcagcagaaacacattatatgctgcgATAAATGCacaagtgtcccctctccccactgcCTTTCAGTGGCAGGCAACAGCATacaggtcgtcagaggagccgagatgatgattaagtttaacatttcctacaatattgacaaagcacttgaagcacaagtttgttagttaataa of the Maylandia zebra isolate NMK-2024a linkage group LG10, Mzebra_GT3a, whole genome shotgun sequence genome contains:
- the LOC105941041 gene encoding uncharacterized protein LOC105941041, which translates into the protein MWSFYTIHNETPYTFHYCSKGREGVRTVRGNSTGEYLHALPPFWGLSFRYGDHSGSDLTGAGGGASYTIRESKDHKEFELVHNMLGSVVDRCPNFGRTDEEKREREKRQQEERRRKEEEEKRRQAELERQRKIQEQMENETLRKKLSEAHNRLQEDNLQTWEHRQQHSHVLHQLLEDEAPHIERDEVADVNEKFEKLLSKYDIREDEHLQIQLEDRMKTLQNKLTLQYFNEHPHFVPTSLLWALDQTTGYVLLSLTERFNILEAVLKVTLEGDPDFEDLLQNGQDKKTEFLLSLQEQLHADNPTLAQQVLANVLDLSSKLPRSGKEIVSQIVFNNLWAPKDIKLFLGKTLSMDQKTVTKILHKACTYGLSCDDALSALNEDDPAEYIQHCVDKAERDKDACTLLAEMENKNFPECVPSLLREVLTYIEEELPKYGSVPINREMIEDCKKIITALDFNNPKIDALKKVLIIVSRAVKDCTAFTTQSGEHVQGYFPRPSQLASLLLLLLPQSGDRKGCLLEISTGEGKTCILAMFATIQATRGIKVDIVTSSPLLASRDQDKWRKLYDVFGITSSTVPPTQIDSCSFKDHDKLLEDAYSQQVVYGTVGTFAADTLRQEFEKKTTRGPRRFECVVVDEVDYMTLDSGVQVTFLSHQAGSLRHMEQVLASIWAMMSSCKPIEMFETGEIRWGTRIQHFHKAVMQAVVGSESEDVSAADILILGAQLGFYPQEDVDELNKADGQTQTETDSFKDARWKATEKIMANIGPEEQCELLRQVQTKIENGVSVNCYSLMNNKAKLYRKDSSHGDPDVSLLLLENGCTCEIMSEESLIQGAVDKLKSKIKYSDECSVKSLDECKGFIVIPSFLKTYIENQLPVFAENALKAIRMTQGREYMIEKAPEADAGGFSDADSHQYDAIIPVDFEASGVLEKNKRWGDGLQQFLEMKHQLAISQLSNVTNYMSNVHFFKRYLNGKGIFGVSGTLGGQAEKVFLERHYQTASYVIPAHRCKKLVELPAVQVSGGNMQWIQVICETAQRAADRGQVVLIICEDVKTADELKTNMHVPERQANEITMYTISEKHNIEKQNFSPGNIIIATNLGGRGTDIHVQQDVNESGGLFVLLTYFPRSHRVERQVFGRTARKGNPGMVQMVLNQGHLAPAYQGHSIETMRQLREEYELRHLDSMEKHELCEIDMKETLFSSFCQFLCNFDKNYTVEERSDLSKMKLKDVPEYFKIHQNKFDYQTALDALKESWALWLILHEEHISRHDDISQLREDLTKHLKKTGDFLLQGTSYNIYDYIKQAASRTDLHCMNKTKCDFGAKTYWQRAAECDHFYSAVALYNQAYITLNLRKGDYIAEAKELLEEAQSAVDVYLSESTNTMMFCNLSVTSGFVPHHTNSNLQIQMQARMTIFKSWKRYIESALTTLRQLDGSKADAEVEDSSVYHLSKDKDLITTNELMMLYENGLSTVFEVKKKPEFCYDALVCFVLGALQVAAGVLVCALSCGGASQFGLGLICEGVSDMIQGIKGMIQGGFDWAEWAISKAISIGLSLISGGFSRLKKAASAVRSGTKGLIAGAKTSAYTVKQCFLKAGKYALQELGKQGCVSALSYTAEKAFNAFFQNVLRKVFEEKVLSLIKANRSLDEVLTSFICSGIPKNILENGSSEFRIHKDCEEEMLQSVDLITRKVIPDLMMNCTMALKALDGLSAVCGAVTQHIKSKKGSDRIESILMGLEAAKYATAFVQIWNSVPTEKIINNTFVPKLLQSMEKLPQESNDQDERHSLSDVKRFKDKLINMIAESVSNSYVEACSRHMTSIMSKMCISQINHAVGGAVSNILGRADTQSFFNSQEYKYNMKKVLQRPHESLSESDKKDLECYIEDISDVNRPATALDIHVLTQSDALEGKGIKLVMVDKDGKKLSEDYYPGKEDSAGDIVLQLKKEPENPTQTMGFFSRITKRIRGEQSPCTGHFEILRPDGTTIPVNSEDQNCLYHAVAQATGKNPGDVGKEARILREQVRNNLQQNLPKYAGALKLQKGYEETFNSPERYYICGGDRKARRKAVDDFNAILGDMSKKGLSPEELQDIQERRLGLVGAHADVYKIRVQTSNQRECGENGLAVEADHVPPRCVFQNALKTLQDPENVKLREDLKNKSPNLFALLDKNGDRGLCREVLKPHHEAGLTWRNRKESRIISEKLEETLISGDGEKLVKMSLLAANPVTSNSLREDAGILSLNISNMSRDATKRYHDVGDKLLVEGYYKKGVLNEEERHSIMGWLKGGNLYSKNTSEYKEMCRELRAKIQKHNNNNSGR